The Epinephelus lanceolatus isolate andai-2023 chromosome 19, ASM4190304v1, whole genome shotgun sequence DNA segment atattaaaattttccatttttattccAAAGGCTAGAAGTTTATGTTTAgaagtttttgttgttgttgcaagCACAAGTTAAAAAAAGCAATTcttgctttaaaaataaataatttcccaTCTTGTCGATAAATATTCATAATTTCCAAACCATTTGCTCGCTTTACTAAAAGCACACCTTTCCActcgaatattttttttccaatatgtGACCCCTGAGGGGCTCAGTAGGTCATCGCAGTTAACTATCCTACTctgtgtgaaaataaaaaaatgcccaTCAAGAGCTTAACAAACATGAAAAAGCTCAGCACAAACATGTGTAAATTAAAAATCCTCTTGCGCAGATATTGAACTGGCAGGGGGCAAACAGTGTGCATATTCATCTATGAAACTGACATGGCATAACAATATTAGAGCTAAAATAAAAGCTTATGCTGGAACCTCTGACCCAATGTTAGTTCTGAATATAATCCTGAAAGTATTTAACATCTGACTGAAATATAAACTGCTGtaaactgaagctgctgcccTATCCTATTCATATTCATGCAGGGCAGGTCAGATGTTGACAGTGTGGGCATGTTTCTTGCACAGAGGCTTGTCTTTTTTGGAGAAGAACGCCTGACCTTCCAGATTAGCCGAGCAGACCTGTGAAGAGAGCAAAAGTTATACAGAGCAGTGTTGTTATTCACACAATATTCTCCAcatgttcttattttcattCCTTCCTTGTTGCTGCTGGCGGGTCTAACTGTCTCCTGGACCTACCGCACACACAAAGCAGGTGTCATGCCAGGTGAATCCTAGAGCATCCAAGAACTTATCCCCCGCCTCGATGGGGAAGTCACAGCCGTGGCAGCAGGCCCCAAACAGGTTGTAGTAGTCTGTAGTGAACAGCACGTTGGTTAAATGTTATTCTGTTTGCACACATGGTTTTCTTTACATTTAATTTGCTGCTGTGAGCTCACTGCTGTACCTTTTTCACAGTATGGCTGTCCGTCTTCCATGTGAAACGTGTTGCCCCTGATCGGCTGCTGGCAGGCAACACAGACGAAGCAGGACACGTGCCAGGTCTGTTTTAGGGCGTTCATGATTTCCTGCAGTGAAAACACAATAATTGTCATTCAGATGACAACAGATAAAGTACATGGGTTGCATCTGTTTGAaaggttaaagggacagttcacccaaaaatcagaaatacatacatttcctcttacctgcaaTGTTACTCACtaatctagatttttttttttggtgtgagttgctgagtgttggagatatcatccgtagagatgtctgccttctcttgaattaaatgaaactagatggcactcggcttgtggtgatgacagtgccaaaaaagtacatttaaaaaactccacagcaatgtctctttccagaaatcatgacccagttactcaagataatccacacatgttttgtgagtttcatgtaggaactattttctttctactgaacaacacccaccaaccgtatcaacgcacagagggaagtgtgcatctactgctagctcacctagcaccactgagctagcaaacattacagctcaggTGAGGGGGAGGCCATGAATGTTCGCATCTCATGccgtcacaagcacaagcctctcatgcatgagtagatgcaagcttccttctgtgcagtgattcggttggtgggtgtagtttggtagcaagaaaatagttcccacatgaaagtGCTCACAACAAGTGAGTCTGTGGGttgtcttgagtaaccaggtcatgatttctggaaagagacattgctgttgaggttttttctttggcactttgagcaccacaggctgagtgccatctagttccattatactcgagagaaggcagacatctctacagctgatatctccaacgctcctcaactcacaccaaaacaatctagactgataaatagcctaaagataaaaggaaaaatatgtattttaattttagggtgaattgtccctttaaattcAAGCATTACAACTCCATTTAAAACCACATTCAGCATGATGGATTAAGCAGCAAGCCTCTGCTTTATTTCTTTTGGTGATGAAGACCAGTGACTGATGTTTACAGTATCAGCACAGAGAGTTTTCAGTACAAGCAGACTGAGAACACTATGCCTTTAGTTTTGTCACTCACCCCCAGGATCTTCTGGTTGCAGCGGCCACAGGTGGGAGCAAAGAACTGCTCATAGCAACGTTCACAGTACACCTGGCCCTTCTCCTCCACAAATCCACCAACTGCCAGGGAGGAGTGGCAGTGAGCACAGTTGAATTCCTCGGGGTGCCACGACATGCCCATGGCCACGAGGAATGGGCCCCTGGTGAGAATAAGCAAAATTATTCACCTTGTTTTGGGCAAAATTTCTGCACAGTATAAGCTGTGCTGTATTCTATACTCTTAAAGTCTCCTAAAGTTCTTCGGTGGCCAACAAGGGCAAACACACCCCAACGGCCCAAAACATTTACAGTGGGAGAAATGTACTGCAGCTTCAGAAATGATGccaattaaaaaacacatacaaagtcaaaaaaaaaaacaaaaaaaaaacatataaaacacacacacataaaaagctacaaattaatgtttttagtcctttacagtatttttaataTGATAGTCAAAGtctctaacatgctaacactaGCTACATAAATCTGTTGCCCTTTTATAATGGTGTACAAGGTATATAATTCACAGTATATACTgttatgttgcatttgtttttcgtggtttttgtgtgtttgactttgcatcgtttctgtatttgcagtgtgttgctgttaatgtgtttgttttggctcTCTGCAGCACATTTCTTTCATTTGCAGCACACTTccgttgttgtatttgttttggattttcgTACGTGCTTTTAAATTGGCATCGTTTCTGAAGCCACAGTATGCTTCTCCTAATGGAAATGTTTTGCCCTTACCCTTGTCAGCCACCGTAAAGCTCTTACTGTTAGTGCAGTTTTATCTCATGTTATTTACCTGATGACTTTGTTGCACTTGTTGCACATTGGGGTGCGTGTCCCGGCTGGGATGTGCTCAGCCCGCTGCACCAGCGAGTTGAGGTCCTCTGGATGTGGCTGAGGGGTGGGGCGGTCTGGACCTCTGGGAGCAGTGTTGGTAACTTTGCCAAACGCAGGAGCTGCTCCACCCTTTGCAAAACCTAAACCAGCAGGGAAAATAATGAGTCAGTATTCAAATGGAAAAATAGCTGAGTGTACCCGATAAAGTATTTGACAAAATGTACTTTCCAAAATTGTATAAACAATCAAGCAGACCATGAATACAATGCTTGTAATGATTGGTATTTTATTCTAATGGCCCACTTTTATGTAAtgtcttattattatttgagCAGAACATATGTGCACAGTTTAGGTGTGTGTTGTCAGATAATGCATGGGAATGATGTGATGATCTCTAACCTCCACGCCTGGAGCATGAGACAGCTGGTTTGGACAGAGCCATCCCACCCAGCCCAGACAAGGGATCAATTTTTCCCACTGAGGGGAATCAACACATTCCCAGAGTCAGAGGAGACACCTGGAAAAATAACCCTCCCCTCTCCCCTTATCTCAAAACATATGGAGAGGATGCACAAttctcccccttctctctctcggTGCAAAGATCCAGGATGGAGGTCAGTGCTGTCGGCCCTCAGTGGGAGCGCTGGAGGGTAAAGGCATCGGGGACACAGACACCATTGACAGAGAGTACCGATATCAAAGACTCGGGAGGTCAGAAGACAAGCGCTCCCTAAATATCCTTGTAACGGAGGGCTAACAAACTGAGTAAACAGAACGGGGCACTAGCGGGGATGTGAGAGGAATGTGGGAGAAAGATgctacagagtgtgtgtgatggaggAAAAATATGGACTCCAAATACAGATTCAAAGTACATTTCTCTTTAATACTTGATCTGTTGATGATTATTGGGTAAACTGATGATTCTGTTATGGCTCATTTGAAGAGCTGCTCTTGATATAAACAACCTTAGCCAATTCCTAGTGACATTATCAAACATAATTATGCCTAAAATATACAAAGTTCCAAACACTTTATGAGCAAAGCCATATTTTTTGTCTGTGCATGGTCTTTTTTTGGAATTTAAGAGGCTTGGCAACATGGGAGGACTTTGAAATTAAATACATGCACATGGGGGATATTTTGTAGGCTTATCAAATATTTTTA contains these protein-coding regions:
- the pdlim5b gene encoding PDZ and LIM domain protein 5b isoform X3, which produces MTSSYNVSLTGPAPWGFRLQGGKDFCLPLTISRLTDGGKAAKAKISVGDIILSIDGISTDGMNHLEAQNKIKACSGNLSLTMQRPSAPKDGVPKEEESESDTKKPNVEAEDHASPLSEASKKRLIEDTEDWHPRSGTSQSRSFHILAQLTGTEKEQAPENSGKNEAVDKATPAVHTSPAAKTFTKSAASPRNGNVAPAPAFKSPAAQNKPSFPPGGPTGFAKGGAAPAFGKVTNTAPRGPDRPTPQPHPEDLNSLVQRAEHIPAGTRTPMCNKCNKVIRGPFLVAMGMSWHPEEFNCAHCHSSLAVGGFVEEKGQVYCERCYEQFFAPTCGRCNQKILGEIMNALKQTWHVSCFVCVACQQPIRGNTFHMEDGQPYCEKDYYNLFGACCHGCDFPIEAGDKFLDALGFTWHDTCFVCAVCSANLEGQAFFSKKDKPLCKKHAHTVNI
- the pdlim5b gene encoding PDZ and LIM domain protein 5b isoform X2 produces the protein MTSSYNVSLTGPAPWGFRLQGGKDFCLPLTISRLTDGGKAAKAKISVGDIILSIDGISTDGMNHLEAQNKIKACSGNLSLTMQRPSAPKDGVPKEEESESDTKTPPPARPRRKPNVEAEDHASPLSEASKKRLIEDTEDWHPRSGTSQSRSFHILAQLTGTEKEQAPENSGKNEAVDKATPAVHTSPAAKTFTKSAASPRNGNVAPAPAFKSPAAQNKPSFPPGGPTGFAKGGAAPAFGKVTNTAPRGPDRPTPQPHPEDLNSLVQRAEHIPAGTRTPMCNKCNKVIRGPFLVAMGMSWHPEEFNCAHCHSSLAVGGFVEEKGQVYCERCYEQFFAPTCGRCNQKILGEIMNALKQTWHVSCFVCVACQQPIRGNTFHMEDGQPYCEKDYYNLFGACCHGCDFPIEAGDKFLDALGFTWHDTCFVCAVCSANLEGQAFFSKKDKPLCKKHAHTVNI